The genome window TGGCAATCACAATAAACATGAAGCTGAGGGACCatgcagaataaaaataaaaggctaaacTCACCAAAGGAAATGATATTAGCTCATCTGAATTCATAGCACTCAGCTCCTTCTTGGAGATGGGGAAACTAGGAGGCAGGAAGTACCGTAAACAATTCCTAAAGAAAGAAGGTGGGAAGAGGAATTCAGAATAGCAAGAAGAAGGTAGAGAGCCAGAGTTAGCCTGACTGGGAAGACACATGTACCGGAGGATCTGGACGAGCAGGTCAATGGTCTCATGGTTGGTGCTCGGGGCAGTGGTGTCAGGCTCTATGCGGATGCAGTCAGAAGTAGAGGGCTCTGCCGTGGCTACAGCCTGTTGGGCCGCTGCCGCTGGCGGCGCCGGTGGTGCTGCCactgctgcctcctcctcctcctcttccccaccctcctgcTGCGTATCAGGGCTCTGGTACTCCGGAGAAGGGGGCTTCATCAGCCGCACATCCTCACTGCCTTTCTCCACCCTAGGAGGCACAAAGCACTTGTCATGTATGCCCCAGGCACCCAGGATGGGCCGCTTGCTGGGAGGCTGGGACAGAACCCCCCTGGCCTGGACAACTCTGTGGGCTTCTGGAAAGGGGCGTTACCAGCGGTCTCTCGGAGTGGTGTCTGTGGGCACGTAGTCAAACTTCACCTTCCACCGCACCACATGTTTGCCCACTTCCACAGCTGTGACACGGCCTGTGTACCACTCCCTGTTCACACGCACCTCCACGTGCAACCCTTTATCTAAGAGAATGATGATGGAGTGGGAGTCAGAAAATTAACGGAGTTCCCTACTCAGCTAGGGCCACCTAGAGAGGCAGTCCAAGGACTTGCTGGGACAAGAACCCCTAAATGCTTGCCAGTACTTTGCCAGGAACATGGAGCCCAGCCACCCTGGTCTCCTTCCCCATCTGCCATGAGGGTGCCAAAGAGCAGCAGGATGAGTGACTGCCAGAAGTGCAAGCCAAGAAATTTGTGCTAAAAATACACAGAAGGGTGTGCTATCTTCAGAATTCTTCTCGGGACTAGACTTGGAACCACTGCTACACAAGAGCCCAGAGCCAGGAAAGCCTCCAAGAACCTTCAGGATAAGTTGTTGCTGGCTGAGGGGTCCCGCTATCCCCTTCCCCCACAGGCTGCCAAGTACCTCCCCGAATTTACCTTTCTGAGCCCTCTTAAGGTCAGCTGGGTCCTCTTCCCCAGCACTGTCTGAGAGCTGCAAGGAGAACAATGTTAGTGTTAAAAGCATCCCCAGTGACCCTGATAAGcatatttttgcatgtttggCAATCCAGGGTCATCAGCTGTCACTTCATGTTGtcttatgtgacttttttttttttttttttttaattcatgaagacacagagaggggccgagacacaggtagagggaaaagcaggctccatgcagggagcccgttgtgggactcgatcccaggactccaggatcacaccttgggttgaaggcaggcacttaaccgctgagccacccaggtgtcccttatgtCACCATTTAAATCTCCATGTCTCACACCAAGACCTGCTCTCTAAATCAGAACCTTGAGTGTCAACCcttctgccacttttttttttttttaatttttatttatgatagtcacacagagagagagagagaggcagagacacaggcagagggagaagcaggctccatgcaccaggagcccgacgtgggactcgatcccgggtctccaggatcgcgccctgggccaaaggcaggcgctaaaccgcagtgccacccagggatcccttctgccACCTTTATAAACAAGACAGTATGCAAACGAAAGTCACAGACACAGGGATGCAAAGGGTTTCAAGCCTCCCTGATCTGTGGGTGACCTCCAGCCTGTGATGAGAGCCAAAAGCCAGTCTCACTCAGAAGCGTGCCTGACACCATGTTTCTAAATCACCTGTGTGACCAAGATCCTACAGAGATGAACTGGGCTTCTGGAAGGCTCaaatcaaaacagaaacagacctgGTGCAGACTGCAACCCTGAGGAGGTTTTAACCTCAGACCACCTACCTCATTCAagtccttcttttcctccttcacaGCAAACTTGCCCCGCTTagacctttctttcctcctctcagcCTCTTCCTCAGCTTCTTCCTCATCAGAGACCCCAAGAGTCCGCTTCCGACCAGGAGTGGTCTACAGCAAGAGGAGAGGGAATGTGAGGGGCCCTGTCAGCCCTTGAAGATTCTGTCAGGAAAAGATTCCATCTGGCCTAAAGAAGCAGTAACACTTGTGTGCTTCTCAGTTACCCCACAGCTGAGCCTCCCCTGACATTACTCAGTATACAGCAACCTCCTGGTCCCTGTGCCCACAAGGACCTTTGCTCAAAGCTGTCATAGGGGGAGCTTCTCAGTTTACTTCTCCGTTAGCCTCCCTGGCACCAGCTGTGCCCTCCCTGAAACATGCTGCCCACTGCTGCAACCCACCACGGCTTTCACCAGGCTGCCAACCTATGCCCATACCACAGAAGCTGGTGGAGGGGACTCAAATTTATGGCAGATCAAAACACAAAGGGAATACTGAAGAGCTCCCTGGACAGGAAACCAACATGCTCTGTGCCCTGACCAGAGAAAGTCCCTTTGGCTATTGAGACTCCTCCTTAGGGGCAACAGGAAGCTTGAGGTTTGATCTCCAAAAAGGCTCCCCCAGTACAGCTTTGACACAGCCTGATACCGTTCCTAGACCACTGAGGGTAGGCTTGGAGCTGGAAGAGGAAAAGCATCTCACTGGGGAGAGTTTACTGGGTGGCTCTGGCTTCTTGACCACTGGAGTCTTGATGGCTCTGGGAGCAGGGACCTCCCGAGGGCTCTTGGCGTTGGGTAGCAGAGATGGTGACAGTGGCTGCACCATAGGAGTGGGCCGGGGCGCAGTCTTAGCCGGTGTGTTAGCAGGCTTTCGGGGTGCCTCAGGTGGTTGCAGCAGCCTGGATGTACTGGCCTCCTCCCGAGCTGCCAGGGTAGAAGGCTTAGGGGTACTGCTGATAACAGGAGCCTTTCGGGGCTGGCTAGCTGGCCTGGGAGCCTGCAGGGAAGGAGGTCTGCTTGGGGCATTCTTAATCACAGCAGGTAAAGGAGGCGACCGAGGTCGCTGAGGTCTACGTGCAGGTTCCTAAAAGAGAATGGAACAGAGTGAGAACACTTATCCTAGCACAAGACACCTAAGGAAAAGTCACcaaccacccccccacacacacctcctgGCTTTACCTCTGTAGAAGGTCTGGTGGTCACTTCCAAAGGCAATTTCTTCAGGTCAGCTTGGGAGCGGATAGGTGTGGTTTTCTGCATGGCAAAAATGATGAAGTTGTTTGTTTATCTTGGTACATTCAAGCAAACTCTCTGGATCCCTACTGTGTCTGGGACAGTgggcaaataaaaaagaaaacctagacCACAGTCCTACTATTATAAGAGACTCACTCTCATTGGAGAGACAAAAAATACAAACACTAAATCATCAGGATTCTATGTGACTAATCTAGCAACTGAGAGACCAGGAGAAAGTGTCAATGGACTAAATTCCTATAAAAGCAGCCAGAAAAGTTAGGAAACGTATGATAGAAAAGGCCAGAAAGGACAAGTGGGATTCAGTAGGCAGGGAGGCAGGTGTAAGACATCCAGGTTAGTGCAAACATCTGCACAGACaaagaagccagaaaagaaaaagccttttttctaataaaaatgatagaggagggggatccctgggtggctcagcggtttggcacctgcctttggcccagggcatgatcctggagacccgggattgagtcccacatcaggctcctggcatggagcctgcttctccctctgcctgtgtctctgcctctctctctctctgtttttcatgaataaataaaatattttaaaaaaataaaaataaaaacgatCGAGGAGTAATACCATAAATATGTCTCAAAAACTTGACAAAtcaattaagaaaatgagaataagctATTCTGAAACAAATGGCAGAGTAAAACACTCTCCaaatcaaaaataagaaattcaaatCATAAGATGTATATTTTTGCCTGTCAAATTtgcaaaaaatactttaaaataaatgtactgcttacaaaaaaaccaaactaaTACATCTCCTGGAGAATAACTTGGAAGTAGTTATAAAAAGCCACAAAATTTTACAAACCCTTTTGACCCTTTCAAATTCACTTCTAGAAAAATATCCCAAGTAAAGTatgcactaaaaaaaaatgtgacatgtCATGGCATAGGATTTccactttattatatatattcatgtgtACACAAGCAATCATAAAAAGTTAGAAGGGTATTGTCAGTTAGTGGTGGTTACCTCTATACTAGAATACTTATTTTCTGACCACGTTGGAATACATAAAACagcagtttgatttttaaaaatgatgatcatGGTGTACCCAAAAAccagggagccactgaaggttcCTGTTCCATCCCAGAGAGACCTGACACAATGCTGGCTTTGCCCACTGCCCACAACACACGCACCTGGAGGGCCTCTAGCTTCTCCTGCTGTTGGCGAATTTTCTCTGTcagctgcttctgcttctcttcttgtGTCTTCAGGTCTTTTCTGAATGTCCCCAGGGGAACCTTCTGCTTCTGTTCAGAAGCCTCACATCTGTAGAAAGAGAGTGTTAGGGAGGTTGTGCCAAAACAGAACCCTAGGCAGGACACGGTCCTCTTTAGCCAACCCATGCTTTCACCACAGCAATGACCTCAAGGTTCCCAAATGTACAGAATTAATACTCACTGCAGGACAGACATCTATTCTTACTTCCAGAGCACTTATTATTTGCAGCAAGACAGAGACATGAGGATATTAGCACTGACCTCAAGATGCACAGCAAATTATTTGCCCAAAGGGTAGAAGGAAtacagtgggggagagagaagataCCCACAATCTCCTTGTTAGAGCAAGTGCTCACCGGTCCTGCTCAGGATCAGGGTTCATGGAGCAAACCCAGGTGTCAGGGTAATCTTTTTCCACAGAACTCAGCTGGAAGGGGAGGGTTCGCCACTTCAGACACAAATCTATGACACAGAAAACATCCCCACAAACATCAGTCATGCCCGCTAACAGTATCTATAAGCAGGTTCCCAAGGCAAAGATGCTCCCAACTTTCCATGCAAAGATCTTTACTCAGGCTACAACCCTGCCTTCCTTGCAGAACAGTAATTCTCAGTGATTCCAGCAAGAATAGCCACTTTATATTGTGGATTCTCAATGTTCCCAGCCTCTCCACCTCCTCAAAAAGGATACTGGCTCAATCATCACTCGCACCATTAACAATGTGGTATCAAACCAAGTGAGGCTTGGCCAAGACACCTTCTACCTCATTCAGGAGGGACAGGTGGGACTTGACATAGCACCAAGACTGAGCTCCCAGGGCCATCACCAAACAGACTCATCCCCAGTGGGACCAAAAGTCCATGAATGTCAGTCAAGTCAGGAGGCCCgcaaggggaaagagaaaaaaggctcATGGACTGTGGTGGAGAGTCAGGAGGAGGTTCCGACCACCAGCTCACCACACTGGATGGTGGTTGGGATTTCCATAGCTCTCCGGCGCTTGTAACGTAGCTCACTGGATGGAGGCTGGTTCCAGTTGGCAGAGAGGTAGCCAAACTCATCCCAGAACTTGATGATTCCCCTCTGGGCTGGAAAGCAAACACCCACACAACATATCAGGAGGCAGCTTCTCACTCTTCCTAAATTTACACCATTGGGCACTAAGAGTATCCTAAGGTTGGAAGTGAACAGAAAGGGAATTACCAATGGCAATGTCCTTCCAATACTGTGCCAGATGCTCCCCCATTGCCCGCAACAGGTGCCGGTACTCCTTGGCATCAGCAAAGTCCTGCTTGTTGTGTGTAGGTTCGAGGACCAGGTAGGGCACATCAACAACCCCAACAACCCCACCACATGCCCTACAGGGAGAAGATGACAGAGCTCTGTCACCCCACTGACCAAACACATCCTGTCATCTGCCTAGGGCTGAAAAACTCTCTTTGGGCAATACTCACATGCCCCCTTCCAGCTGTGGGCCCACTTTCTCATACATCTTGATCAGGCGGCTACAGTTATAGATGAACATGCCATCCAGGTCCCGGTGTTCAATGTTGACcccaaaaacaaaattcagttcCTTAGGTTCTTTAAGTGCTCTGAGAAGACACAAGATGAATTTAAGCAGATCAACCCATTAATACAAAAACACCATGGTCTTTAAGATATGCTAGCTTAAGCTTAAACTTGAGACacgttaagaaaaaaaaacatgcaagtTTTGCATTTCCAGTCAATGTGTAACTTGTTAGATTTGATAGGGATACAGTGCTGCACAGTGACTCTACGCATCCCTACATAAAAGCATAGGACTTTGGCTTCTGGTTACAAAACAGGATGGGTTTAGGTATGAATGGGATACTTTGAAGCTGCTGCAAACCTCTGGAAAGATAGTTACATGGTGGACTAAACACAAGGTTATACCTACTCCACTAATGTGAcagtagttaatttttaaaaagtaaaaaattcacCAGAACGAGAACATTTAGAAGAGACTCTCCTGtgataaataacaaaatcatgGAGCTGAAAAGAAGATGTATGAGCAGTGTACTGACTCAGAAGAATCCGGAAACCTATGCCTGTGGCAGGAAGGCCAAGCAGCAGCAATGCAGGAATTGAAAtccagagacccgggatccctgggtggcgcagcggtttagcacctgcctttggcccagggcgcgatcctggagacccgggatcgaatcccacatcgggctctcggtgcatggagcctgcttctccctctgcctgtgtctctgcctctctctctctctctctctctctctctgtgactatcataaataaaaattaaaaaaaaaatccagagaccCAAGAAGCTCCAAACATAAGATGAGACGTGGAGATAATCTAATTAGCTAGGATGACCCATTCTAGACGAAAAAGGTCCAGAACTCAACCTATGCATTATTCCACATTTGTATCCAGGGGTAAAATATTAAGAGTAGATATTACCAGATGGTACAAACATAAGCGAGTTTTAAAGTCGTATTTCTTAAAAAGGTATGTGTTTTATAAGTTTCATACAAATGAGCATTTTATAAATCCTTTAAAtgaataggagaaaaaagaagagaggagagagagaaaaaataagaaaggaagaagaaagagagggagggaagataGAACGGGAGTTGCCAGGAAAGAAGGTCTGGGTTCTCTATCAGGGATTGGCCCCGCTCTGCCTTTTCCTAGCTCAGGAAAAAAACCTGCAGTGGGCATTTAACAAGCATTTGGGATCACAACATCAATGGTGCTCTCAAAGCATTCGTTGTAATAAAATGGCAACCTCACAGGGTGGGGAGAGATTCCCCAAGCTCTTTAATTGTCAATAATGAGTGctatataactaaaaaaaaaaacaaaagccagccCTGGCACTCACCGCTGTTTGGCCTCCTTGATCCGCTTTTTGACATCGGCTTCTCTGCGCAGAGTAATGGCTGTGTTCTGGACCTGCCTCAACATCACCTGAAAATGTACAATGGCACCAGGTGAGTGGAGGAGGGGCTCTGGGCCCGCAGCAATGTTATAACAAACAtctgaaatttctcattttaaatcacATGGATTCAAAACCACACTTAAGagatttacttctttaaaaactcAAACTGACAAACTCAGAAGCTGTGCTTCACTTGACTAGGCTGACTTGAAGGAACAAACACTCCAACTGAAATAGTAAGTCTACAGAAATGTATGTCAGAGAGTGGTAAAGAGAACTGCTCAGACCCCTTACCTACtgtgtgtgacctggggcaagtgaCCATCTTCACTTCAATTTCCCTTTCCATAAACTGAGAATACTACCAGTGGTCACTTTATATGGTTGTCAGGATGTTGAAATAAATGATTGGCCAAGATTCTGCCACACAGTGTGTTCAACAGTGATTACGGAAACATCTTAACATCCCATTTTTCAGCTTTAGAAGGAGTTCATGACTAGCCTGATCCCAGGCCAGCTCTGAGATACTAATGCCAGAAATGCAAGAGAAGAGCTGTACAGATCAGGGGCCTTACCCTTGAGTCTCGAGTAAGGTCTCCACCTAGGCGAACTTCTAAGGTCCGAGCTTTGCTCTCCGCCTCCCGTGCCTTCTCCTCAGCTGAAATCCAGAAGAAATCACAGTGTAGATCACAAAGGTTCAAAAACACTTAGTCTTCCATCCTGAATGCCACAGTATAGCACTTGCTAAACAAGATGTATGTACACCGCCAAGGAACAGGAGTGCTAGGAGAGCAGCCTCCCTGGCTGGAATGCAGTCAGTACAAAAAGGAAAATCCTTTTGTTTGGAGGCCCCAAAGAAAACAGGCACTATTTATACTTGAGACatgttttttaaactttacaaATGAACCAGAACAGGTCAAAAACTACCCAAGGCAACAGAGTTACATCCTCAGCAGGAGCTGGAAGTTATCAAAGTCCTCAGCCAATCACTCTCCATCAAGCAGCCAAGAAGCCCTGTCAGCATGAGAGACCTTGAGATTTTTGCCCTGCAGTCAGAAAAACCAATTTCACAAGTATTTGGGCCAGAGGATAGTGTGAGATTCTTCACTCTGGGCAAGCCAAGGAACTGACACTGTTTTAGATAAGTCCCTATAAATGGCTGATGAAGAGAAAGTAGAATCTGGGGAGAAAAACTGCTGAAAGGATTGgcatgcagggggaggggtgcaAGAGGAACTAGACCAGTGGTTCAGGAGAACAGTTTGCCTCTGGATGCTAGACAGAGCTTTTTGTGGATCCTGCTTTGGCCACAACAAGTATTCCCCGGACAACCCCAACCTGATCCCCCTCCTGCCCAGTTGGGGTGGGGGTTTGTGCATTACCAATCCGTGCTACATGCTCAGCTTTCTTCACCTCCTGCTCTGCACGAGTCTTGAAACGGCTTGATGTGTACTTGTACATCCTGAACAGGGGAAAAAGCAACCTGAAGACTCAAGCAGCAGTGGGGTAGGGCAGCAACATGAGCAATGCGGGAAGcaccctgccttcctgcctcctcccaagTTACACTGTACTCATGATGAgttaaaaacaaagttattttaGCAAACAACTCAATTCCTTATTCCACCTGCCCCTTGCTCCCATCTTTGATAAGCAACCCCACTACTCACCAGGTGTGTCATTAATCCCACAGCAGAAACAAATCTCAGCAATCAGCCAGGGCCTTTGTTCTCCTGTGTAGTGTCTATAGGCCCCTTGGCCCTGAAGCTGAGAGGCTCAGACAGATCACTGTGCCAGGCAGAGCACCCTCCATGTCACAGAAGGCACTCATACTCAATGAACTTCACGAGCCAACCTCCATAGCTCATCAGCCATCTGTGTCCCTCCCTCAGGACTTAGAAGTTTCTACGCAGTAAATCAAGGAGCTTAAAGGCCCAAATGCAGACAACACTGTCAGAGCCTCTTATCCATCACTCCTAGCATCACTCCAACAATGCCCCAGACATAGAGCCAAGGCCCCATCCTTAGCTCAAGGGAAACAGCAGACCAGGGTGGGCAGGCCCCTACCTGGGCTTATATAGGCAGCAGGAGAGCCTCTTGGTCTGCACCTTGTGCCCGTGGATGAAGATCCGCATCCGGGGATCAATATAGAGCACAGCTGCATAAGCGCGGAAGGAGCGCCGCTCTGGCTTCCTAGAGGTGGCAGGAAGAGGAGTGCTATCACCTACTCTACAGCCAGCTTGACCAAAAGTATGGCAGGACAGCCTCTCTGCAGGCTGTCCACCTCACATCTTGGCTTTTCTCACCAGCCTGAAGCACTGCTCCCTCAGTGTGAGCAGCATACCCCTCACATCACCAGCATAAGCACTCCACAGACACCAGACCCAGCCCAACCACCCTAAACCCAGGAAATCCTTTCCCATCTCTAGGCTCAGTTTCCAAATCAAGGAGCTGGAGCAAGAGATcatcaatcttttcttttgacTTAGCTGAGGAGCTGCTATCCTATTCATCCTCCTACTTGTAAGAAAACACTGAGTGCTCAGCTTCATCAACTCCAAGAACTGAGAAATTCAGGAAATGagctccctcctctttccctgaAGTCACCTTCTAAGCTCTCCCTCAGAGAGAAAACGAACATCAGTTCCAAACCTTCCCTCCCATTCCAGCCACACTCACGTGCCCTCTGGGGAAGTCTCTGCCATCTGGATATCTCTTGGATTTGAGATTATGTCTAGCTCTGGCTCTCCGTTATCCATGAGTTTGAGATTGAAGATGATCACCAGTGTTCCTGGGAAACAAATCCTCCTTTCATCCTGCAAGGCACCCCCTGCACAACCCCATACTATTCATGGCTCTGGAGCTCTTGGATTCTCGGAGCTGTAAGTTCAAAGCCTACTTACCACTGTCCCCAGGAATCTTCATGAACTGAGTCATAACTTCCTCCTCATTGCGGAAGGGAGAATACTTGTAGATGAGTTCTGTCTCGATGGCAAACTTCTCCACGTTGTCTGTGACAGGTTCCCGGGTCCGAGCATTCCAGGTGGGCAATGGAACTATCACCTAtggagaaagcacaagcagatgCTTTAAGGGAGGACCCAGAACAAGTTTCTCCCAAAATGTGCACCGAtcttgttcctttctctccataaTGGCTCCACATTGCCCCAGAGAGGAGGTCCAAGCTTTGCAGCCTACCACCAGAGACTCTGTGGCTTCTACCCCTTCCCAAGACTCAGCCTCATAGCACCAGGTCCTCTGGGATATGCTGATTTATGCCgtgggggtccctgcatgggcaGTTCCCTCCTTGGGATAGCCCTGGCCATTCTCCTTACTTGGTAATTATTCTACTCTTTCTACTATTGAAGAGATACTTGTACTTATCTAGTGAATCTGAAGACACATATATACTGACAACTCATCAATTCCACTCCCAGGTTATAACCTAGAAGCTTCTGTACATATGTACCAGCAAACATATAAGAGTtaacaaaaatttcaaataaagacTGGAAAAGTTGTATTACTGTATATTTATACGAATGAAATAGTGTGTAGTAATGACAATGGACAAACCAACAGCTACTAgcatcaacatggatgaatctcaaaaaacaaTGTTATATacagagtgcctgagtggctcagtcagttaagtgtccaagtgtccaactcttgattttggctcaggtcatgacctcaaggtggtgagatcaagctccgtgttggactctgcactgggcatggagcctgcttgagatcctccctctccctctgtacaccctgtactaaaaaacaaacaaaaaaccagtgtacatgaaaatggcaaaaaacaggaaaaaaaaaaccccactgtaTGTTATGTGCCCACTATATAAATGtcataaaacagacaaaactatTATTCAAGAATGCATATATAACACAGATACCAAAACTATAAAGAGAAACACGGAAATGATCATTACAAAAATTACCTAAAGGCAGTTCCTTCAGAGGTGCAGTAAGGAATATTACTAGTGAGGGGCACACTGGGGGCTTCTAGTATCACTCCACTATGGCAGCTACCTGGGTGTTCACTTTATAATTATTCTCTCAACTGTACCTGTGTTTTAATACACACTATTCCATATTACGGAACAAtctatgtttatgtttttaaatatcctaCCTGATTGATAGAGTGATAAAATTgcacctcaataaaactgggggaaaaaaatcctactcTGTCTTCTAAAACCCTACCCTCAAGTGCCACACCCAGAGGCTTAGATGTGCTCCTCTCCCAGACAGCTGCCCACAAGCCCTGTGGATAGCTGACTGCTTGATTCCCTCTGTAAAGCTAACCAGTCCAGGCACCCCGAAGGTTCAAATCAAATTGCCCaccctgagggaaaaaaagactctATTTTAACAAGTGCCAGAGTGATAAACTGTTAAGGGTTCTGaaacattttagtttttcctAAGAAGCTTTCTGCCTAATGGTATTCATCCCTGGAGCTGGTTTGGACACATTCCTACCCAGTCAAAATGATCTTATTTTGAAATCTTGGCTGAGTTTGCACTAGAGTACAATCCAAAATAGTGACCTTCAAGCACCAAGTAAGGAAAAAATTTCAACCTAGCTTTTTTACCCGGGGAACTGAGTTCCATTTGTGTTCTGTGAATGTGTACCTTATTCTGCAACTCCCATTCTTCACAGCAGCCCCAGGTGACAACAGCATTACTTTACACAGCATACACTTCCACTGGCACCCATCCTGGCCATCAGGACACTTCTTTAGTTTCAATGTCACCACTACCCTGGTTTTCCTGTTAACCCATCTGGCCACTCCTATCTCTTCTGTGGCCGTCTCCTCTCCCTAGGAGAGAACATCCCTGAGATCTCAGGTGCTCTTCTCACTCTGCACACTTTTAGGTAAGCTCATCTGTTACCAAGGATCCCAGAGCCCAGGCCTCCCCACAAAAGCTCATGACCCAGACTTAACTTTCCAAGTCCAGGAGAAAATGACACTCTTCATCAAAGAGTAGGATGCCCCTCTCTTCCATTCTTCACTAGCTCCAAACAGCCCACCATGCCCCAGCTGCCACACTAGAACCTACATCATTCCCTTTTCCCCTCTCCACTAATCAAACACCAGATTTACAGGCCCCACATGTCAAAGAAATGACAATTCTTCCTAGCTCTCTCACCTTCCTGCTGCAGTCCTGGCATGCTACACACAGCTAGGGAATGTTAACTAGTCTACTCCAACACCTGTCTTTTCAATTCAGTTACCACACAATGACCAAACTGATTCTTTTTAAGAGAGATAAAATACGAGCAGGTagaaaggggaagaagagggacagagagaatttaaagcaagctctacacccagcgtagagcccaacacgaggctcgatctcatgaccctgagatcacaacctgagatgaaatcaagccacccaggcgcaccctgccccccaccaaaCTGGATCTTTTTAAAAGGGAATCTGATACTGCCACACCTTTGAAGGTTGCTGTTAGTAAAATCCCGCACTCACCaaagccctgagatcaagcctgacCTGGCCCTGCCTGCTCTCCAAGAGGCCACCACCTTTCTTCAGCTAGCCCCTCTGCCAAGTCCCTTCCCACAGCACATATGAGGCTTCAGGACCCTGAACACACCATTTCCATGAACTTGACCATCCTCCTCCCACTATCCACAGTCCATCAGAAAATTACTGAAAACCGAAGCCTGGACAAAAGTTCTTTTGCCCCACCTTCTcccaggagcctgctttttccaGCTATAGCACTTCTCTTACTGCATGCATGATAGATGAACTGATACAGTGcaccaaaaaagcaaacaaaaacactgGCTTGCCAGTGTTTGGTGGTGGGAAAAAAGACAGCTTTTCAGTCCCAATATGAACTAATATGCTACGATTTAAGCTCACATATAAACAGGGCCAGCACG of Canis lupus baileyi chromosome 27, mCanLup2.hap1, whole genome shotgun sequence contains these proteins:
- the MORC2 gene encoding ATPase MORC2 isoform X4; translated protein: MAFTNYSSLNRAQLTFEYLHTNSTTHEFLFGALAELVDNARDADATRIDIYAERREDLRGGFMLCFLDDGAGMDPSDAASVIQFGKSAKRTPESTQIGQYGNGLKSGSMRIGKDFILFTKKEDTMTCLFLSRTFHEEEGIDEVIVPLPTWNARTREPVTDNVEKFAIETELIYKYSPFRNEEEVMTQFMKIPGDSGTLVIIFNLKLMDNGEPELDIISNPRDIQMAETSPEGTKPERRSFRAYAAVLYIDPRMRIFIHGHKVQTKRLSCCLYKPRMYKYTSSRFKTRAEQEVKKAEHVARIAEEKAREAESKARTLEVRLGGDLTRDSRVMLRQVQNTAITLRREADVKKRIKEAKQRALKEPKELNFVFGVNIEHRDLDGMFIYNCSRLIKMYEKVGPQLEGGMACGGVVGVVDVPYLVLEPTHNKQDFADAKEYRHLLRAMGEHLAQYWKDIAIAQRGIIKFWDEFGYLSANWNQPPSSELRYKRRRAMEIPTTIQCDLCLKWRTLPFQLSSVEKDYPDTWVCSMNPDPEQDRCEASEQKQKVPLGTFRKDLKTQEEKQKQLTEKIRQQQEKLEALQKTTPIRSQADLKKLPLEVTTRPSTEEPARRPQRPRSPPLPAVIKNAPSRPPSLQAPRPASQPRKAPVISSTPKPSTLAAREEASTSRLLQPPEAPRKPANTPAKTAPRPTPMVQPLSPSLLPNAKSPREVPAPRAIKTPVVKKPEPPSKLSPTTPGRKRTLGVSDEEEAEEEAERRKERSKRGKFAVKEEKKDLNELSDSAGEEDPADLKRAQKDKGLHVEVRVNREWYTGRVTAVEVGKHVVRWKVKFDYVPTDTTPRDRWVEKGSEDVRLMKPPSPEYQSPDTQQEGGEEEEEEAAVAAPPAPPAAAAQQAVATAEPSTSDCIRIEPDTTAPSTNHETIDLLVQILRNCLRYFLPPSFPISKKELSAMNSDELISFPLKEYFKQYEVGLQNLCHSYQSRADSRAKASEESLRTSERKLRETEEKLQKLRTNIVALLQKVQEDIDINTDDELDAYIEDLITKGD